From Candidatus Zixiibacteriota bacterium:
GCTTACCAGCATCGGAGCCAGCCCCAGAATTCCGAAAGCCAATATCAGCATAGCCACCAGCACTTCCAGCAGACTCAGGCCTTTGTCATTTTTTGTCATTGCGAACATTTTTTTCTCCTTTTCTAATTATTATCTATTAAATGATTCAGCAATACCCGTGCCAAAATATCTCAATCTTCACCCTAAGTTAAACTCGTTTAGTCTGTTAACCTTATCAGCGGTCGTCTTTTGAGTCGGCAGACTTTCAGGAATCATCTTTAATTACTCCTTAACAATTGACAAATTTCAACAAAGTATTGGAATTTTCCAATACTAAAAAAAGATTCTATTTATTCGTATAAAAATAATGTTAATAGCTTATTGACAGAATTAGTTTTAAATCTAAATTGTTGATTGTAATGATAATCGTAATGATTTAACTTTTTGCTTAAGGAGGTCTCAGATGCAAATTAAAAAGCATCTTCTTTTTTCAGCTCTTCTCATTCTTATCCAAGCAACTTTTGCCTGGAGTGCGGATAAACCTTTAGTTTCTCCAAGGGACAATCCGGTAATCCCATCTGCATACAAGATTTTTCTGTCAAGCAAACCAGCTACTGAAAAAGTCAGAGTCTGGGTATATTTCACTGATAAAGGTTTTTTTGATCAGGAAAGTTATTCAAAAGCCAGTAAAATGACGGAGAATTTCTTTACCCCAAAGTCCCTTCAGCGTCGAGCCAAAAGTATCAAGGGGGAATTGATAAGTTTCATTGACCTGCCTGTAAATCGACCCTATATAGAAAGCATAAAAATCCTTGGCGCTAATTTGCGCCAGATAAGCCGCTGGCTTAATGCGGCAAGTTTTGAGGTCTCCATTGATAAGTTGGATCAGATTTCCATTCTGCCGTTTGTGAAATCCATTCAGCCGGTTCGGACTTACATACGACGGCCTTTAAAGGAGGAAATTCAACCTCAATTTAAACCAGTGGAATCATTAGATTATGGTCCTTCTTACAGTCAGCTTCAGCAGATAAATGTGCCGGCAGTGCATACTTTAGGTTATAAGGGACAGGGAGTTTTAGTCTGTATGATGGATACCGGTTTCAGAAAAGACCATAAAGCTTTTAAATCTGCTTACTTAGAAGGAAGAGTCTGGGCTGAATATGATTTCATTAACCACGATACTAATACCCAGAATGAGCCAGGACAGGATGCATCTAACCAGCATAATCATGGAACCTATACCTGGTCTACATTGGGTGGAGAGATAGACGGCTCACTGTACGGACCAGCTTATAAAGCTAACTTTATCCTGGCTAAAACTGAATATGTCCCTACCGAAACCCGGATTGAGGAGGATAACTGGGTTGCAGGAATGGAATGGGCAGACAGCCTGGGAGCAGATGTTATCTCCAGTTCTTTAGCATACTTCAATTTCGATAATGGATTCACTTATACTAAACAAGAATTGGATGGCAAAACCGCAGTAACAACCATAGCCGCCAATACAGCCACCCGACTGGGGATAGTCGTATGTAATGCTATGGGGAACGAAGGCCCAGGAGACACTACCTTGATAACTCCGGCAGATGCTGAGACCATCCTTGCCTGTGGAGCGGTGAATAGTTCCGGAACCATTGCCAGTTTCAGCTCGCGTGGACCTACAGGTGACGGAAGGATAAAACCTGAGGTGGTGGCACGAGGAGTTTCTACTTATTGTGCCACAGCCACTGATACTAACACCTTTGGGTATGTGAGTGGAACCTCCCTGTCGACTCCTTTAGTAGGAGGATGCGCCGCAGTCTTACTCTCAGCTCATCCTGACTGGGTCCCCTGGAAAATAAGAGAAGCTCTGATGTATACCGCTAATAATTCCTATACCCCTAATAATACTTACGGCTGGGGCCTGATAGACCTCTTAGCCGCAGTTCAGTATTCATTTCGCACCGGTGACGTAAACCGCAACGGTTCCGTCACGATTTCTGATGTAGTCTACTTAGTGAATTATCTTTTCAAGGGCGGGCCAGCCCCATACCTCTGGTACAGAGGAGATACAAACTGCGATCAGTCAGTTACAGTGGCGGATGTGGTCTACCTAGTAGCTTATCTTTTCAAAGGTGGACCTCTACCCTGCTCTTATTAATAAATGTAATGTAGCGGTCCGCCAGAGGCGGGTTAGACCTCCATAAAAAAATGGAAGGCTGAAGCCTTCCGCTACATAACTACAGATTATGAAACTTCAGAGTTATATTTTAGTTATCTTTTTAATTTTATTTTTTCTTCCTGCTCCTAAACCTTTCGCTCAAAATTTTACTCCATTCAACAAGGATTATAATAAATCCGATTCAAAAATGATAGTCCGGGTATACCTTACCTCTTTTTCACAGATGGATGAACTAAAAAAGGAAGGGGTTGAAATAGTCTCAGAAGAGGGAACCAAATGGGTGGAGGTCTCTTTAAATAACCAGCAACTTGAAGCCCTCAGAAAAAAAGGGTTTAGAGCAGATATCCTGGTTACTCAGGAAGAGTTAAGGGGTTTGAAATTTCTTATCGACCCTCAATATCATACTTATGAGGAATTAACTCTTGAGTTAGATAGCCTGGCTCAGCTTTATCCAGCTATTGCTAAAAAAGAATTCTTAGGTGTTTCCACTCAGGAACAAAGAACCATCTGGGGATTTAAGATCTCAAAAGACGTAAATCAGGATAAAGACAAACCCAGGGTTTTATTTGATGGAGTTCATCATGCTTGTGAGGTGATGGGTTTAGAGCTTTGTCTGCATTTAATCAAAGACCTTCTGGACGGTTATGGTTCTAATCCTCAGATAACCTCCTGGGTCGATGGAACTGAGATCTGGTTTATCCCCCTCTTGAATCCGGATGGACATTCTGCAGTGACCAACGGAATCAGCCTTTACTGGAGAAAGAATGGTCGGGATATAGACGGCGATAATATATTATATGAATACCAGTGTAATAACTGGTGGACCTGCTATACTGAAGGAGTAAATCTAAATCGTAATTACGATTTCAACTGGAGCTCCGGGGGAAGTCCTAATCCCTGGCATTATGATTACCGCGGCTCTGCCCCTTTCTCAGAATCAGAGACTCAGGCAATAAGAGATCTTGCCCTGAAATATAAATTCAGTTTATCGATTACCTTTCACAGCTATGGAGAGGTAGTCATTTATCCCTGGTACTGGAGCGGCACCCCTGCCCCAGATGATCTAAGTTTAACTGACATAGCCTATAACCTTTCTTCCCGGATGACTAAAGAAATTGGCGACCCCTATAATTTTCAACTCGGCTCTGCCCTGAGTGGAATGAATACTAACTGGTTCTACGGCGCCTTAGGGGACTTCGCTTATACGGTTGAAGTCCTTCCCTATCCTCAATTCATTCCTCCAGGAAATCAGATTGATTCAGTATATCAAAAGGTCAAGCCGGGGATGTTATATCTTCTGGAGAGGGTAAATGGTCCCAGCCTTACCGGAATTATAACCGATTCAGTGACCTCTGAGCTTTTGAAGGCAGAAGTAAGAATACTGGAGCTTTACTCTACGCAGGTTTTACCCCGGACAAGCGATTCCCTTTTCGGAAGATATAGATGGCTCCTTTTGCCGGGGAATTACACCCTGCAGGTTTTAAAAGAAGGATATTATACTGAGACTATATCTGGGTTAAATGTAGGCTCTGGTTCCCCTACAGTGAAAGATGCATCTCTGGTTAAATTTAAAACAGGTGATGCTAACCTGGATCGAACTCTCAGCGTTTCAGATGTGGTATTTATAATCAACTATCTTTTCAAAGGAGGTCCAGCACCTTCCCCTCTTTATATTGCAGATGCCAACTGCGACACCAAGGTCACAGTCTCTGATGCGGTTTACCTGATAAATTATCTTTTCAAAGGCGGACCACCACCGAGTTGTTAAAAAAAATTGTAGGGGCGTATTGCCATACACCCCTGAGGTTCGTAGCGTCCCGACTTCTGTCGGGACGTTTTTATTTATCAAAAAAGCAAGGCTAAAAGTCTCAAGACCTTGACGGCCTTGCCCTACAATACTGCAAGGCTGAAGCCTTCCGCTACATTCTTGCCCTATTATTTCCCTGTATGCTGTCTACTACCTACTGTCTACTAATTAAGCGTCTATATTATATTTCT
This genomic window contains:
- a CDS encoding dockerin type I domain-containing protein, which codes for MKLQSYILVIFLILFFLPAPKPFAQNFTPFNKDYNKSDSKMIVRVYLTSFSQMDELKKEGVEIVSEEGTKWVEVSLNNQQLEALRKKGFRADILVTQEELRGLKFLIDPQYHTYEELTLELDSLAQLYPAIAKKEFLGVSTQEQRTIWGFKISKDVNQDKDKPRVLFDGVHHACEVMGLELCLHLIKDLLDGYGSNPQITSWVDGTEIWFIPLLNPDGHSAVTNGISLYWRKNGRDIDGDNILYEYQCNNWWTCYTEGVNLNRNYDFNWSSGGSPNPWHYDYRGSAPFSESETQAIRDLALKYKFSLSITFHSYGEVVIYPWYWSGTPAPDDLSLTDIAYNLSSRMTKEIGDPYNFQLGSALSGMNTNWFYGALGDFAYTVEVLPYPQFIPPGNQIDSVYQKVKPGMLYLLERVNGPSLTGIITDSVTSELLKAEVRILELYSTQVLPRTSDSLFGRYRWLLLPGNYTLQVLKEGYYTETISGLNVGSGSPTVKDASLVKFKTGDANLDRTLSVSDVVFIINYLFKGGPAPSPLYIADANCDTKVTVSDAVYLINYLFKGGPPPSC
- a CDS encoding S8 family serine peptidase translates to MQIKKHLLFSALLILIQATFAWSADKPLVSPRDNPVIPSAYKIFLSSKPATEKVRVWVYFTDKGFFDQESYSKASKMTENFFTPKSLQRRAKSIKGELISFIDLPVNRPYIESIKILGANLRQISRWLNAASFEVSIDKLDQISILPFVKSIQPVRTYIRRPLKEEIQPQFKPVESLDYGPSYSQLQQINVPAVHTLGYKGQGVLVCMMDTGFRKDHKAFKSAYLEGRVWAEYDFINHDTNTQNEPGQDASNQHNHGTYTWSTLGGEIDGSLYGPAYKANFILAKTEYVPTETRIEEDNWVAGMEWADSLGADVISSSLAYFNFDNGFTYTKQELDGKTAVTTIAANTATRLGIVVCNAMGNEGPGDTTLITPADAETILACGAVNSSGTIASFSSRGPTGDGRIKPEVVARGVSTYCATATDTNTFGYVSGTSLSTPLVGGCAAVLLSAHPDWVPWKIREALMYTANNSYTPNNTYGWGLIDLLAAVQYSFRTGDVNRNGSVTISDVVYLVNYLFKGGPAPYLWYRGDTNCDQSVTVADVVYLVAYLFKGGPLPCSY